A stretch of Faecalibacterium duncaniae DNA encodes these proteins:
- the rsmI gene encoding 16S rRNA (cytidine(1402)-2'-O)-methyltransferase: MAGTLYIVATPIGNLDDMPPRVAATFGAADFIAAEDTRVTMKLLNFLGLKKPMVSYYEHALQKGEGILRRIEEGENCALCSDAGMPCVSDPGEVIVRDALARGIKVVPVPAASACVTALAVSGQDTSRWVFEGFLPVNKKQKRERLAELRGEKRTVIFYEAPHKLRTTLDDLTAAFGPERSITLCRELTKLHEEIWKTTLGEAQTHYAENDPRGEYVLVMAGAPAAEAEEELTLEQAAQRALELTRNGYAASAAAKAAAQGTPYSKSEVYKQLLALQAD; encoded by the coding sequence ATGGCAGGTACTCTTTATATCGTTGCCACACCCATCGGCAACCTGGATGACATGCCGCCCCGTGTGGCAGCCACCTTTGGCGCGGCAGATTTCATTGCCGCAGAGGATACCCGCGTGACCATGAAGCTGCTCAACTTTCTGGGGCTGAAAAAGCCGATGGTGAGCTACTATGAGCACGCCCTGCAGAAGGGCGAGGGGATCCTGCGCCGCATTGAGGAAGGCGAGAACTGCGCCCTGTGCAGCGATGCCGGTATGCCCTGCGTGTCTGACCCGGGCGAGGTGATCGTGCGGGACGCGCTGGCCCGGGGCATCAAGGTGGTGCCCGTTCCGGCAGCCTCCGCCTGTGTGACGGCGCTGGCCGTCTCCGGTCAGGACACCTCCCGCTGGGTGTTTGAGGGTTTTCTGCCTGTGAACAAAAAGCAGAAGCGGGAGCGGCTGGCCGAGCTGCGGGGGGAAAAGCGGACGGTCATCTTCTACGAAGCGCCCCACAAGCTGCGCACCACGCTGGACGACCTGACCGCCGCCTTCGGCCCTGAGCGGAGCATCACCCTCTGCCGGGAGCTGACCAAGCTCCACGAGGAGATCTGGAAAACGACGCTGGGCGAGGCCCAGACCCATTATGCCGAGAATGACCCCCGCGGCGAGTATGTTCTGGTGATGGCCGGTGCGCCCGCCGCCGAAGCCGAAGAAGAGCTGACCCTGGAGCAGGCCGCCCAGCGGGCGCTGGAACTGACCCGGAACGGCTATGCAGCCTCTGCCGCCGCCAAGGCCGCCGCGCAGGGCACGCCGTATTCCAAGAGTGAAGTGTACAAGCAGCTGCTTGCTTTGCAGGCAGATTGA
- a CDS encoding tRNA1(Val) (adenine(37)-N6)-methyltransferase encodes MEHSTEILYNRTRVYCSAVHRFGSDALLLARFSEPKRAWRAADLCSGCGIVSLEWHDRGHRGPCLGLELQPEASALLAAACTEQGIEHITPVCADLRSFREGEGSYDLCACNPPYFTAGEQAADRARATARHETDCTLDDVCKCAFRLLKDGGRLSLCHRPERLAEVLAVLRANRLEPKRLAFVKNRPDAAPWLFLVEAQKNRKTGLRVEPDVLISAGAAMYGR; translated from the coding sequence ATGGAACATTCCACCGAGATTTTGTATAATAGAACAAGAGTCTATTGTTCAGCCGTGCACCGCTTTGGCTCAGACGCGCTGCTGCTGGCCCGGTTTTCGGAGCCAAAGCGGGCCTGGCGTGCCGCCGACCTGTGCTCCGGCTGCGGCATCGTGAGCCTGGAATGGCACGACCGGGGCCACCGCGGCCCCTGCCTGGGGCTGGAGCTGCAGCCCGAAGCCAGCGCGCTGCTGGCCGCCGCCTGCACCGAACAGGGCATTGAGCACATCACGCCCGTCTGCGCCGACCTGCGCTCCTTCCGGGAGGGCGAGGGCAGCTACGACCTGTGCGCCTGCAACCCGCCCTATTTCACGGCAGGGGAACAGGCCGCCGACAGGGCCCGGGCCACTGCCCGCCACGAGACGGACTGCACGCTGGACGATGTCTGCAAATGCGCGTTCCGGCTGCTGAAGGATGGCGGGCGGCTTTCGCTCTGCCACCGGCCCGAGCGGCTGGCCGAGGTGCTAGCGGTCCTGCGGGCCAACCGGCTGGAGCCCAAGCGGCTGGCCTTTGTGAAGAACCGGCCGGATGCCGCCCCCTGGCTGTTTCTGGTGGAAGCCCAGAAGAACCGAAAAACCGGGCTGCGGGTCGAGCCAGATGTGCTCATCTCGGCAGGCGCGGCAATGTATGGACGCTGA